One Glandiceps talaboti chromosome 20, keGlaTala1.1, whole genome shotgun sequence genomic region harbors:
- the LOC144450685 gene encoding dnaJ homolog subfamily C member 10-like, whose translation MVSVTQQMKRNMFSKHKLLPLHTWVFLLLVIFLLVNIVSSDDYYEILGVQRDASTKDIRRAFKKLALKMHPDKNPSDPHAHDKFLKVNRAYEVLKDEELRKKFDRFGEEGLKDQGQWGQRYESWNFYKTEFGLYDEDPEVVTLSKTDFENSVFGEDIWFVNFYSPRCHHCHDLAPTWRKFAKEMEGVIRIGAVNCWDDNPLCTQQGIMQYPTLVIYPRKEFYTGAKTLTALTRHALRQVKATVHDLFGGNFKKVLTSDEIKSTPLLMIYCGATQGSGDEDTADLVFAECLDKDDRLKVAAILDKAVTVAHIDCIASGTMCERLGVPGNALKFYKKAVQVKKGKGTVIDFGEPKEIANEVLKMLSDIPIIDETEFRRIRSQLPTNSSEDPMLIQFLSNSEQTELELRKLPWLLDDINVVRLDCSKYMTLCQSLYVDKILPVVALFRKDGEHEMHHGRMMAQDIAAFARESITSQVHMLDPSDFPNPVIEGDEYWFVDFFSPHCPPCKQLLPEWRKAARQLSGQVKFGTVDCTVHNALCIQNNIRSYPTTVFYNNTTPHTFTGVNTAKDLTDFVQDILHPLVVELTPIRFDSLLKTKSKDEMWLVDFFAPWCGPCQQLAPEWRKLAKLLNGTAQLGTVDCVKWNGLCSQYGVASYPTIRLYPQGKSGLAGSTQYTGWQRDANSLQGWVYSYLPSVAVTLDMQNFASKLLKATEPWLVYFYAGPWCGPCTTFMPQFENAVRALEGRVHAGKMNCDHNQGSCMSAGVNAYPSIRLYMGAKKKGSSQGWVGEYINHMQGLDFIVNFVKGRVPADKIKKKTPKDEL comes from the exons AGTGATCCGCACGCACATGACAAATTTTTAAAAGTAAACAGAGCCTATGAAGTACTGAAAGATGAAGAACTACGTAAAAAATTTGACCGGTTTGGTGAAGAAGGACTCAAAGATCAAGGCCAATGGGGTCAAAGATATGAAAGTTGGAACTTTTATAAAACTGAATTCG GTCTTTATGATGAAGACCCAGAAGTTGTTACTCTTAGTAAAACAGATTTTG AAAATTCTGTGTTTGGTGAGGATATTTGGTTTGTCAATTTCTACTCCCCGCGATGTCATCATTGCCATGACTTGGCACCTACA TGGCGTAAATTTGCCAAGGAGATGGAAGGGGTGATCCGTATCGGTGCTGTAAATTGTTGGGATGATAATCCGCTGTGTACTCAACAAGGAATTATGCAATATCCTACACTTGTCATCTATCCTAGG AAAGAATTTTATACTGGTGCTAAAACTCTAACAGCTTTGACAAGACATGCACTCAGACAGGTCAAAGCAACAGTTCATGACCTTTTTGGAG GTAATTTTAAGAAAGTGTTGACAAGCGATGAAATCAAATCTACACCATTATTGATGATTTACTGTGGCGCAACACAAGGAAGTGGAGATGAAGATACTGCTGATCTAGTCTTTGCTGAATGTCTTGACAAAGATGACAGACTTAAAGTTGCTGCCATTTTG GATAAAGCTGTTACTGTAGCACACATTGACTGCATAGCCTCAGGAACTATGTGTGAAAGGTTAGGAGTTCCAGGAAATGCCCTCAAATTTTATAAGAAAGCTGTGCAAGTGAAGAAAGGAAAGGGAACG GTGATAGACTTTGGAGAACCAAAAGAGATTGCAAATGAAGTCTTGAAGATGTTAAGTGATATACCAATAATTGATGAAACAGAATTTAGG AGAATTCGTAGTCAACTTCCAACAAACAGTAGTGAAGATCCCATGCTCATACAATTTCTATCCAACAGTGAACAAACAGAACTAGAACTAAGaaagttaccatggttactggaTGATATCAAT GTTGTCAGGCTAGACTGCAGCAAGTATATGACACTCTGTCAGAGTTTGTATGTAGATAAAATCTTACCAGTTGTGGCATTATTCAGAAAGGATGGGGAACATGAAATGCACCATG GTCGTATGATGGCCCAAGACATTGCAGCGTTTGCCAGAGAGTCCATAACATCACAAGTACATATGTTAGATCCATCTGACTTCCCCAACCCAGTAATAGAGGGTGATGAATATTGGTTTGTTGATTTCTTTTCTCCA CATTGCCCACCATGTAAGCAGTTGCTACCAGAGTGGCGTAAAGCAGCCCGCCAACTCTCTGGACAAGTCAAGTTTGGTACAGTGGATTGCACAGTACATAATGCACTCTGTATCCAAAACAATATTCGTTCCTATCCAACTACTGTGTTTTATAACAATACAACTCCACATACATTCACTGGTGTGAACACTGCCAAAGATCTGACAGACTTTGTCCAG GACATCTTACACCCTCTAGTGGTAGAACTGACACCAATCAGGTTTGACTCTCTGTTGAAAACTAAGTCTAAGGATGAGATGTGGTTGGTAGATTTCTTTGCTCCATGGTGTGGACCCTGTCAACAGTTAGCCCCCGAGTGGAGAAAACTTGCCaag TTGTTGAATGGTACAGCCCAGCTAGGAACTGTAGATTGTGTGAAATGGAATGGTTTATGTAGTCAGTATGGTGTGGCAAGCTATCCAACGATCAGACTCTACCCACAAGGCAAAAGTGGATTGGCTGGGTCAAC CCAATACACAGGATGGCAAAGGGATGCTAATTCTTTGCAAGGTTGGGTCTACTCATATCTACCATCTGTTGCTGTAACTTTGGATATGCAAAACTTTGCATCTAAACTATTGAAAGCTACAGAGCCATGGTTAGTGTATTTCTATGCTGGACCATGGTGTGGACCATGTACTACCTTTATGCCACAGTTTGAAAATGCTGTTAGA GCTTTAGAAGGCAGAGTGCATGCTGGGAAGATGAACTGTGATCATAACCAAGGTTCATGTATGTCAGCTGGTGTCAATGCCTACCCATCAATCAGGTTATATATGGGAGCAAAAAAGAAGGGTTCAAGTCAG GGCTGGGTTGGTGAATATATTAATCATATGCAAGGTTTAGATTTTATTGTGAATTTTGTCAAAGGAAGAGTACCAGCAgataaaatcaaa aAAAAGACACCAAAAGATGAGCTCTAG